In Nocardia sputorum, a single genomic region encodes these proteins:
- a CDS encoding helix-turn-helix transcriptional regulator: MADSGSDEQVGNLVRRLRLERGYTQAALATRAGCSRSLIQQIENGSRIPPLALRERLSLALGAELPTDGSADPATDPTSSAYYDLRMRFNVLLGKDPELVSRALGIAQSLIDASGARAEIEPLRLVADRQLERAEEILAQIPSRSATVWEWNTVTDWLTILEQATTSVRAIHTADLGTIGGDVGDDYHAAILRLADKTHPPKIDVRRMYVLDDISDVWPYDDKLWKQARSGVESVLVKREYARNAQSMLVVDDRYVAVGEYDYSRQARVATRFSVLKHDVAFAVRRFEKLYDLRRAGTAIVVDQIVAEPPLAEFERLTEANCRSLFRAALQEKWNTMPAPGDSSEGEVP; the protein is encoded by the coding sequence ATGGCTGACTCGGGCTCGGATGAGCAGGTCGGCAACCTGGTCCGCAGGCTACGACTAGAACGCGGCTACACCCAGGCCGCGCTGGCAACCAGGGCGGGCTGCTCCCGCAGTCTGATTCAGCAGATCGAGAACGGCAGCCGGATTCCGCCGCTCGCGCTACGGGAACGCCTGAGCCTGGCCCTCGGCGCGGAACTGCCCACCGACGGCAGCGCCGACCCCGCGACCGACCCGACCAGCAGCGCCTACTACGACCTGCGGATGCGATTCAACGTCCTGCTGGGCAAGGACCCCGAATTGGTCTCGCGCGCATTGGGTATCGCGCAGAGCCTGATCGACGCCTCCGGCGCGCGAGCGGAAATCGAGCCGCTGCGCCTGGTCGCCGATCGGCAATTGGAGCGCGCCGAGGAGATCCTCGCGCAGATTCCGTCGCGCAGCGCCACGGTATGGGAATGGAACACCGTCACCGACTGGCTGACGATCCTGGAACAGGCCACCACGTCGGTGCGCGCGATCCATACCGCCGACCTGGGCACGATCGGCGGCGACGTCGGCGACGACTATCACGCGGCGATTCTGCGCCTGGCCGACAAGACTCATCCGCCGAAGATCGATGTGCGGCGGATGTATGTGCTGGACGACATCTCGGATGTCTGGCCCTATGACGACAAACTGTGGAAACAGGCCCGCTCGGGCGTGGAGAGCGTGCTGGTCAAGCGCGAATACGCGCGCAACGCGCAGAGCATGCTCGTGGTCGACGACCGCTACGTCGCGGTGGGCGAGTACGACTACTCACGCCAGGCGCGGGTCGCGACGCGCTTCTCCGTGTTGAAGCACGATGTCGCGTTCGCGGTCCGGCGGTTCGAGAAACTCTACGATCTTCGACGCGCCGGAACGGCCATCGTGGTCGACCAGATCGTCGCCGAGCCGCCCCTGGCGGAGTTCGAACGACTCACCGAGGCCAACTGCCGCAGCCTGTTCCGCGCCGCACTGCAGGAGAAATGGAACACCATGCCCGCACCGGGAGACTCTTCAGAAGGCGAGGTTCCGTGA